Proteins co-encoded in one Kribbella solani genomic window:
- a CDS encoding NAD(P)-dependent oxidoreductase, with amino-acid sequence MKLVVFGASGRIGTELVRQAVAAGHTVTAVVRAGSSLQVALPELRLVAAQAGVPGGQVEVVTADVLDPAAIAPVLAGHDGVLSALGPRPSGPSDLLTESARSMLRALDESGVRRFLVVSVAGIHTKGDDPFTKYVVKPILGRFLRESFADARRMEELVTASTADWTIVCPPRLTNGAGKGRIRSNTEGTVRGGFTITRADVATYLLDVVADPGLHRKTAIIANGSGR; translated from the coding sequence ATGAAGCTGGTGGTTTTCGGGGCGTCCGGCCGGATCGGGACCGAGCTGGTCCGGCAGGCAGTGGCGGCCGGTCATACGGTCACGGCGGTCGTGCGCGCCGGTTCGAGTCTGCAGGTGGCGCTGCCGGAGCTGCGGCTGGTCGCGGCCCAGGCCGGCGTCCCTGGTGGGCAGGTCGAGGTGGTCACCGCCGACGTGCTGGACCCGGCCGCGATCGCGCCGGTGCTGGCCGGGCACGACGGGGTGCTGTCGGCGCTCGGTCCACGACCGTCCGGCCCGAGCGACCTACTGACCGAGAGCGCGCGAAGCATGCTGCGCGCGCTGGACGAGAGCGGCGTACGCCGGTTCCTGGTCGTGAGCGTGGCCGGGATTCACACCAAGGGTGATGATCCGTTCACCAAGTACGTGGTGAAGCCGATCCTTGGGCGGTTCCTGCGTGAGTCGTTCGCGGACGCGCGCCGGATGGAGGAACTGGTCACGGCGAGTACGGCTGACTGGACCATTGTCTGCCCGCCCCGGCTGACGAACGGTGCTGGAAAGGGGCGGATTCGCAGCAACACCGAAGGTACGGTCCGGGGCGGATTCACGATCACCCGCGCGGACGTCGCCACGTACCTGCTGGATGTCGTCGCCGATCCCGGGCTGCACCGCAAGACCGCGATCATTGCTAACGGATCGGGTCGTTGA
- a CDS encoding sigma-70 family RNA polymerase sigma factor, giving the protein MRSADEQQYVEYVTARLPELRRLAGSLCKDAHRADDVVQAAITKLYVHWHKATNADNLDAYVRMIVVRTFLNERRLGWSRVRLTDQPIDFPASTGREVETRLVVAAALDRIPPRTRAVLVLRFLYDLPVRDVAGTLGCSENAVKGQTARGLTLLRRLLGDRLDIEPELRKEQSR; this is encoded by the coding sequence GTGCGGTCGGCTGACGAGCAGCAGTACGTCGAGTACGTGACCGCGCGCCTGCCCGAGTTGCGCCGGCTGGCCGGTTCGCTGTGCAAGGACGCGCACCGGGCCGACGATGTCGTACAGGCCGCGATCACCAAGCTGTACGTGCACTGGCACAAGGCAACGAACGCCGACAACCTGGACGCGTACGTACGGATGATCGTGGTCCGTACTTTCCTGAACGAACGTCGTCTCGGCTGGTCGCGGGTCCGGCTGACGGATCAGCCGATCGACTTTCCGGCGAGCACCGGCCGCGAGGTGGAGACCCGCCTGGTCGTCGCGGCGGCCCTGGACCGGATCCCGCCCCGGACCCGCGCCGTGCTGGTGTTGCGCTTCCTGTACGACCTCCCGGTCCGCGACGTGGCCGGAACGCTGGGCTGTTCGGAGAACGCGGTGAAAGGCCAGACCGCCCGTGGCCTGACGTTGCTCCGGCGCCTGCTCGGCGACCGCCTGGACATCGAGCCCGAGCTCAGGAAGGAGCAGTCCCGATGA
- a CDS encoding LysR substrate-binding domain-containing protein yields MIEVRRLRVLRALADHGTVTAAAEVLHLTPSAVSQQLAALESEVGQELLERRGRRVAITSAGRLLLAHADTILAEVERAEDAMRLHANGVNGEVRITAFATAITLLVAPALTRLRETTPGLSLVVRDAEGHQGITQLLDGDADLAIAVEHRGSPRPDDRRLARIPLYAEPFVAVLPPTHPAATPPDIPTSPADGRADSAFAAGRPAAAPIELAALADDDWVMPTPGNPIRDVVMLACEQFGFQPRIVHQSDDFRAIAALVAAGAGVSLVPRLAVPAPTLALIRPLPDPAPTRRVYAAVRASRADHPLITATLDVLTEVAEKL; encoded by the coding sequence GTGATCGAGGTACGACGCCTGCGCGTGTTGCGCGCGCTTGCTGACCACGGCACCGTGACCGCGGCCGCCGAGGTGCTGCACCTGACCCCCTCGGCGGTCTCCCAGCAACTGGCCGCGCTGGAATCCGAAGTCGGTCAGGAGCTGCTCGAACGCCGCGGCCGCCGGGTCGCGATCACCTCGGCCGGCCGGCTGCTGCTCGCGCACGCGGACACCATCCTGGCCGAGGTGGAGCGGGCCGAGGACGCGATGCGCCTGCACGCGAACGGCGTCAACGGCGAGGTACGCATCACTGCCTTCGCCACCGCGATCACGTTGCTGGTCGCGCCGGCGCTGACCCGGCTGCGCGAAACCACTCCTGGTCTCAGCCTCGTCGTCCGCGACGCCGAGGGTCACCAGGGCATCACCCAACTGCTCGACGGCGACGCCGACCTGGCGATCGCCGTCGAGCACCGCGGCTCACCCCGCCCCGACGACCGCCGCCTGGCCCGAATCCCCTTGTACGCCGAGCCCTTCGTCGCCGTCCTCCCCCCAACCCACCCCGCCGCCACTCCGCCTGACATCCCCACGTCGCCAGCCGACGGCCGGGCCGATTCCGCATTTGCCGCCGGTCGCCCCGCGGCCGCACCGATTGAGCTGGCGGCGCTGGCGGATGATGACTGGGTGATGCCGACCCCCGGCAACCCGATCCGCGATGTCGTCATGCTGGCCTGTGAGCAGTTCGGTTTCCAGCCGCGCATCGTGCACCAGTCCGATGACTTCCGCGCCATCGCCGCCCTCGTCGCGGCCGGCGCCGGCGTCTCCCTCGTACCCCGCCTGGCCGTGCCCGCGCCGACCCTCGCCCTGATCCGCCCCCTCCCGGACCCGGCCCCCACCCGCCGCGTGTACGCCGCGGTCCGCGCCAGCCGCGCCGATCACCCCCTCATCACCGCCACCCTCGACGTACTCACCGAGGTCGCCGAAAAGTTGTGA
- a CDS encoding glycosyl transferase — protein sequence MAYVFAAVVLLHGLWSDPNGRYLYDSGQDQEQWQWFFDITAHQVLNGQNPLFTGLLNHPDGVNLMANTTMLGLSIPLIPVTVLLGSGVTWAIALTIGLAGTAFAWYWLFSRRIASAPAAALGGLFCGFAPAMISHANAHPNFVVLAVIPCLLLPRPPGRRTAIVVGLLIAYQLFLGEEILLLAATGLVVFGIVHGWVDPGRAAAFARRYATTIAGAGLIALVLVAGSLFWQFRGPQSYHSLVHGRAGNSLHALTAFPTRSLFGDPEVTRQLSLNRTEENAFFGWPLIILVIGLVFALRKQQLVRILGATTALIGWLSLTPGPWTLLAQLPLYESVIESRFAMACIPPIGALLALGIDALRATPFRWLGWAAIGAALVPIVPTPLVVVDRRPVPSFFTDGSWRGYVRPGHTVVPAPPPNPADARPMRWQAAAGFGFAIPEGYFVGPYGPDRGGAYGAQPRPTATLMRQAANGDGCVIDPAQLDADLRYWRADAVVLEHDRGELRGCLDELLGRSTFVGGVWVWPVARP from the coding sequence GTGGCGTACGTGTTCGCAGCCGTGGTTCTCCTGCACGGACTGTGGTCCGACCCGAACGGTAGGTACCTGTACGACAGCGGGCAGGACCAGGAACAGTGGCAATGGTTCTTCGACATCACCGCACACCAAGTGCTGAACGGCCAGAACCCTTTGTTCACAGGGCTTCTGAACCATCCGGACGGCGTCAACCTGATGGCGAACACGACCATGCTCGGCCTGAGCATCCCGCTGATCCCGGTCACCGTGCTGCTCGGCTCGGGCGTCACCTGGGCGATCGCGCTGACCATCGGCCTGGCCGGTACGGCATTCGCCTGGTACTGGTTGTTCTCCCGGCGAATCGCGTCCGCGCCCGCTGCCGCACTCGGCGGCCTGTTCTGCGGTTTCGCGCCCGCGATGATCTCGCACGCGAACGCGCACCCGAACTTCGTCGTCCTCGCGGTCATCCCGTGCCTGCTCCTCCCCCGCCCACCCGGCCGCCGGACCGCGATCGTCGTCGGCCTGCTGATCGCGTACCAACTCTTCCTCGGTGAAGAGATCTTGTTGCTCGCAGCAACTGGACTGGTTGTCTTCGGCATCGTCCACGGTTGGGTCGATCCAGGGCGCGCGGCCGCGTTCGCCCGCCGGTACGCGACCACGATCGCCGGCGCCGGCCTGATCGCGCTGGTCCTGGTCGCCGGTTCGTTGTTCTGGCAGTTCAGGGGTCCGCAGAGCTACCACAGCCTCGTACACGGGCGGGCCGGCAACTCGCTGCACGCCCTGACCGCGTTCCCCACCCGATCGCTGTTCGGCGATCCCGAGGTCACGCGACAACTCTCGCTGAACCGGACCGAGGAGAACGCGTTCTTCGGCTGGCCGCTGATCATCCTCGTCATCGGCCTGGTATTTGCCTTACGCAAACAACAGCTCGTCCGTATCCTCGGCGCGACCACCGCGCTGATCGGATGGTTGTCGCTGACCCCCGGACCGTGGACCCTGCTCGCTCAGCTGCCGCTGTACGAATCGGTGATCGAGTCGCGGTTCGCGATGGCCTGCATCCCGCCGATCGGCGCACTGCTTGCCCTCGGCATCGACGCGCTACGGGCGACGCCGTTCCGGTGGCTCGGGTGGGCGGCCATCGGCGCCGCCCTGGTCCCGATCGTCCCGACCCCATTGGTGGTCGTGGACCGCCGGCCCGTACCCAGCTTCTTCACGGACGGTTCGTGGCGCGGCTACGTACGCCCGGGCCACACCGTCGTACCCGCTCCGCCGCCGAATCCCGCCGATGCGCGGCCGATGCGCTGGCAGGCGGCCGCGGGCTTCGGCTTCGCCATCCCCGAGGGCTACTTCGTCGGACCGTACGGTCCCGACCGCGGCGGCGCGTACGGCGCGCAGCCCCGCCCGACCGCCACCCTGATGCGTCAGGCCGCGAACGGTGATGGATGTGTGATCGACCCCGCCCAACTCGACGCCGACCTGCGCTACTGGCGGGCCGATGCCGTCGTCCTGGAACACGATCGAGGTGAGTTACGTGGATGTCTCGACGAGTTGCTCGGCCGGAGCACGTTCGTTGGTGGGGTATGGGTCTGGCCGGTGGCGCGCCCATGA
- a CDS encoding pyridoxal phosphate-dependent aminotransferase — protein MHAPAERLNGLGTTIFAEMSALALATGSVNLGQGFPDRDGPDSVLEDAIAAIRSGANQYAPARGVPVLRQAVADHQRRFYGLSYDPDTQVLITTGATEAVAAALLAYVEPGDEVIALEPYYDSYAAGIAFAGGRRVPVTLRAPSYRLELDELRAAVTPRTKVLLINSPHNPTGTVLTDDELRGVRDVAVEHDLIVITDEVYEHLVYDGLRHRPLATYEGMADRTVSISSAGKTFAVTGWKIGWVTGSAAVVTAVTTAKQFLTFTSGTPFQPAVANALALGNDYFDTLRADLQSRRDLLAGGLTDLGFEVHRPAGTYFITTDIRPLGHTDGIDFCRMLPERAGVVAIPHQVFYDHTTLGRPLVRWAFCKQPALLQEALTRLQKL, from the coding sequence ATGCACGCACCCGCAGAACGGCTGAACGGTCTGGGCACGACGATCTTCGCCGAGATGTCCGCGCTCGCGCTGGCGACCGGTTCGGTGAACCTCGGCCAGGGCTTCCCGGATCGCGACGGCCCCGACTCCGTACTCGAGGACGCGATCGCGGCGATCCGCTCCGGCGCGAACCAGTACGCCCCGGCGCGCGGCGTACCCGTGCTCCGGCAGGCGGTCGCGGATCATCAGCGGCGGTTCTACGGGCTCTCGTACGACCCGGACACCCAGGTGCTGATCACGACCGGTGCCACCGAGGCGGTCGCGGCGGCACTGCTCGCGTACGTGGAGCCCGGTGACGAGGTGATCGCGCTGGAGCCGTACTACGACTCGTACGCCGCCGGGATCGCGTTCGCGGGCGGGCGCCGGGTTCCGGTGACGCTGCGTGCGCCCTCGTACCGGCTGGAGCTGGACGAGCTGCGCGCCGCGGTCACGCCGCGTACGAAGGTGCTGCTGATCAACTCACCGCACAACCCGACCGGCACCGTACTCACCGACGACGAGCTGCGCGGCGTACGCGATGTCGCGGTCGAGCACGACCTGATCGTGATCACCGACGAGGTGTACGAACACCTGGTGTACGACGGACTGCGGCACCGGCCGCTGGCCACGTACGAGGGAATGGCCGATCGCACCGTGTCGATCAGCAGCGCCGGCAAAACCTTCGCGGTCACCGGCTGGAAGATCGGCTGGGTGACCGGTTCGGCGGCGGTGGTGACGGCGGTGACGACCGCGAAACAGTTCCTCACCTTCACCTCCGGCACGCCCTTCCAGCCCGCCGTCGCCAATGCGCTTGCACTAGGCAACGATTACTTCGACACCCTGCGCGCCGACCTGCAGTCCCGCCGCGACCTCCTCGCCGGAGGCCTCACCGACCTCGGCTTCGAGGTCCACCGCCCCGCCGGCACCTACTTCATCACCACCGACATCCGCCCCCTCGGCCACACCGACGGCATCGACTTCTGCCGCATGCTCCCCGAACGCGCCGGCGTAGTAGCCATCCCCCACCAGGTCTTCTACGACCACACCACCCTAGGCCGCCCCCTCGTCCGCTGGGCCTTCTGCAAACAACCCGCCCTACTCCAAGAAGCCCTGACCCGCCTGCAAAAACTCTGA
- a CDS encoding MarR family winged helix-turn-helix transcriptional regulator — protein sequence MEPTDETGCVTFLVRHAWLSMRSALAAALDDHGLSVQQYGTLLCVRESPGLTVADIGRVVGTTRQSANELLTGMERAGLVERRPNPKDRRTQQIHLTPGGERRLAEAAPAIRKVENELEAAFSATDRATARAWLAHMVTAVEG from the coding sequence ATGGAACCGACTGACGAGACCGGCTGCGTGACGTTCCTGGTCCGGCACGCCTGGCTGAGCATGCGGTCGGCGCTGGCGGCCGCGCTCGACGACCACGGGCTGTCCGTGCAGCAGTACGGGACATTGCTGTGCGTGCGGGAAAGCCCCGGGCTGACCGTCGCCGACATCGGCCGCGTGGTCGGCACCACCCGGCAGTCCGCGAACGAGCTGCTCACCGGGATGGAGCGGGCCGGCCTGGTCGAACGCCGGCCCAACCCGAAGGACCGGCGAACCCAGCAGATCCACCTCACCCCGGGCGGCGAGCGCCGGCTGGCCGAGGCGGCACCGGCGATCCGCAAGGTCGAGAACGAGCTGGAAGCGGCCTTCAGCGCGACCGACCGGGCAACCGCGCGGGCCTGGCTTGCACACATGGTCACGGCAGTCGAGGGTTAG
- a CDS encoding HAD-IA family hydrolase: MLADIDTWVLDLDNTLYPADSALAAQLTHGILSTIAAYYRTDLAGARQIQADLVAGYGTSLRGAMLTGTIDPHDFLGFERRLDYSVIEPAPDLAAVLTALPGRRYVYTNGSAYHAEQALSRLGLDECIDGVFDILAGKLVPKPYAESLDAFLGRFGIEPARAAMFDDLEVNLALPHERGMTTVWVNGEVPSERLAERRWRAADLLGFLRANI, encoded by the coding sequence GTGCTGGCGGACATCGACACCTGGGTACTGGACCTGGACAACACGTTGTACCCGGCTGACTCGGCGCTTGCCGCGCAACTCACCCACGGCATCCTGTCGACCATCGCCGCGTACTACCGGACCGACCTCGCGGGCGCGCGGCAGATCCAGGCCGACCTGGTCGCCGGGTACGGTACGTCGCTGCGCGGCGCGATGCTGACCGGGACGATCGACCCACACGACTTCCTCGGCTTCGAACGGCGGCTCGACTACTCGGTGATCGAGCCCGCTCCGGACCTGGCCGCCGTACTGACCGCGTTGCCGGGGCGGCGCTACGTGTACACGAACGGGTCGGCGTACCACGCGGAGCAGGCGCTCAGCCGGCTCGGACTCGACGAATGCATCGATGGCGTGTTCGACATCCTCGCCGGGAAGCTGGTGCCGAAGCCGTACGCCGAGAGCCTGGACGCCTTCCTGGGCCGCTTCGGGATCGAGCCGGCGCGGGCGGCGATGTTCGACGATCTCGAAGTGAATCTGGCGCTGCCGCACGAGCGTGGGATGACCACCGTGTGGGTGAATGGCGAGGTACCGTCCGAGCGGCTGGCGGAGCGGCGCTGGCGGGCAGCCGACCTGTTGGGGTTCTTGCGCGCAAACATCTGA
- a CDS encoding SDR family NAD(P)-dependent oxidoreductase: MATALVTGPATGIGRAFADKLALEGYDLVLVSRDEARLKEVATEITRLHGVDCEVLVADLTDAEDLARVEERFRTGPIEVLVNNAGFGQKKPFWANPIEAEEKQLDLLVRVVLRLTHAAVLPMIERGSGAVVNVSSVAGFLQRNVYSAHKAWVTNFSAGLAVELHAKGVAVMALCPGFVHTEFHERMEMDKSVIPSFMWLDATDLVDAAWKDLMRGKAISIPSRRYQLIAAVARFTPRALIARVSTVGLDGRRRA, from the coding sequence ATGGCGACTGCGCTTGTTACCGGCCCGGCGACGGGGATCGGCCGCGCGTTCGCGGACAAGCTGGCACTGGAGGGGTACGACCTGGTGCTGGTGTCGCGCGACGAGGCGCGGCTCAAGGAGGTCGCGACCGAGATCACCCGGCTGCACGGCGTCGACTGCGAGGTATTGGTCGCGGACCTGACCGACGCGGAGGACCTCGCCCGGGTGGAGGAGCGGTTCCGGACCGGCCCGATCGAGGTGCTGGTCAACAACGCCGGCTTCGGGCAGAAGAAGCCCTTCTGGGCGAACCCGATCGAGGCCGAGGAGAAACAGCTCGACCTGCTGGTACGGGTGGTGCTGCGCCTAACGCATGCCGCCGTACTTCCGATGATCGAGCGCGGCTCCGGCGCGGTCGTCAATGTTTCGTCGGTGGCCGGGTTCCTGCAGCGCAACGTCTACAGCGCGCACAAGGCCTGGGTGACCAACTTCTCCGCCGGGCTGGCGGTCGAGCTGCATGCCAAGGGCGTCGCGGTGATGGCGTTGTGCCCCGGGTTCGTGCACACCGAGTTCCATGAGCGGATGGAGATGGACAAGTCGGTCATCCCGTCGTTCATGTGGCTGGATGCGACCGATCTGGTCGACGCGGCCTGGAAGGACCTGATGCGCGGGAAGGCGATCTCGATCCCGTCCCGGCGCTATCAGCTGATCGCGGCGGTGGCCCGGTTCACCCCGCGCGCTCTGATCGCGCGGGTGTCGACCGTGGGTCTGGACGGCCGGCGGCGGGCTTGA
- a CDS encoding DHA2 family efflux MFS transporter permease subunit produces MSSIDPIPDTRRQRRILTVLVVSAVLIWIDSTVLGIALERLADPVDGLGATPGQLQWAIGIYSLLFATALFLAGALGDRYGHRTVLMLGLLIFGIASAWAAWATGPTALILARATMGLGGALIMPPSMAIIGWTFPPQRRAAAIAVWGSSAGVGVAVGPVLGGLLIDHFWWGSVFTINLPIVAFGLIGAALVLPNPRSPERRRLDPIGLSLSTLGLLGVSYGLIEGGHQGGWDRWQVWASIVAGVVLLAGFIVSEWREERPSFDPRLFRDRRFAAGNFTLSVVFLTLTGQSFYLAFYYQGARGMSALSAGLMSLPAAIGVIIGSQLGARLAARFGVAKVSGTAVLVLAACFGLNLLYDVNTSLVWLGLVGGIVGLSIGMTTAPTTAAIMATLPLDRMGAGSAVNNALRQVGSVLGVAVLGTVVSSTYQDRIAPSLAGLPPAAGTSAETTRHAAIALGRPDLIQHANDAFIHAMHVAAAVAGAIVLTGAIVLILAFRTPKPPHSPDPTNPHPLNARVAP; encoded by the coding sequence GTGTCCTCGATCGACCCCATCCCCGACACCCGCCGGCAGCGGCGGATTCTGACCGTACTGGTGGTCTCGGCCGTCCTGATCTGGATCGACTCGACCGTCCTCGGGATCGCCCTCGAACGCCTCGCCGACCCGGTCGACGGCCTCGGCGCCACGCCCGGCCAGCTGCAATGGGCCATCGGCATCTACTCGCTGCTCTTCGCCACCGCCCTGTTCCTGGCCGGTGCGCTCGGCGACCGGTACGGCCACCGGACCGTACTGATGCTCGGCCTGCTGATCTTCGGGATCGCCTCCGCCTGGGCCGCCTGGGCGACCGGGCCGACGGCGCTGATCCTGGCCCGCGCGACCATGGGCCTCGGCGGCGCGCTGATCATGCCGCCGTCGATGGCGATCATCGGCTGGACCTTCCCGCCGCAACGCCGAGCCGCCGCGATCGCGGTCTGGGGCTCGTCGGCCGGCGTCGGGGTCGCGGTCGGCCCGGTGCTCGGCGGTCTGCTGATCGACCATTTCTGGTGGGGTTCGGTGTTCACCATCAACCTGCCGATCGTCGCGTTCGGCCTGATCGGCGCGGCGCTGGTGCTGCCGAACCCGCGCAGCCCGGAGCGCCGCCGCCTCGACCCGATCGGCCTCAGCCTGTCCACGCTCGGCCTGCTCGGCGTCTCGTACGGCCTGATCGAAGGCGGTCATCAGGGCGGCTGGGATCGCTGGCAGGTGTGGGCGAGCATCGTCGCCGGAGTCGTCCTGCTGGCCGGTTTCATCGTGTCCGAGTGGCGGGAAGAGCGGCCGAGCTTCGACCCACGGCTGTTCCGCGACCGGCGCTTCGCGGCCGGCAACTTCACCCTCTCCGTCGTCTTCCTGACCCTCACCGGCCAGAGTTTCTACCTGGCCTTCTACTACCAGGGCGCGCGCGGCATGAGCGCGCTCTCGGCCGGCCTGATGTCGTTGCCGGCGGCAATCGGGGTGATCATCGGCTCCCAGCTCGGCGCCCGGCTGGCCGCCCGCTTCGGCGTCGCCAAGGTGTCGGGTACGGCGGTGCTCGTGCTCGCCGCGTGCTTCGGGCTCAACCTCCTGTACGACGTGAACACGTCCTTGGTCTGGCTGGGTCTGGTCGGTGGAATCGTTGGCCTGTCCATCGGTATGACGACCGCGCCGACCACCGCCGCGATCATGGCGACGCTGCCGCTGGACCGGATGGGTGCCGGTTCGGCCGTGAACAACGCGCTCCGTCAGGTCGGCAGCGTGCTCGGTGTCGCGGTCCTCGGTACGGTCGTGTCGTCGACGTACCAGGACAGGATCGCGCCGTCGCTGGCCGGCCTGCCGCCCGCCGCCGGTACGTCGGCAGAAACCACCCGCCACGCCGCGATCGCACTCGGCCGCCCGGACCTCATCCAGCACGCGAACGACGCCTTCATCCACGCCATGCACGTCGCCGCCGCAGTCGCCGGCGCGATCGTCCTGACCGGCGCCATCGTCCTCATCCTCGCCTTCCGAACCCCGAAGCCGCCCCACTCCCCAGACCCCACCAACCCTCACCCCCTGAACGCGAGGGTCGCCCCCTGA
- a CDS encoding FadR/GntR family transcriptional regulator yields the protein MAATDKALAGLRQMIASGELGPGAKFPPEPELCEHLGVSRSSLREAVRSLGALGVIESRHGSGTYVSALDPAAIISRFSLSVELIPLEGLLELLEVRRVLESHATATAAARQDPELAGRLSEILDRLESTTDATEIQHLDAEFHGAICTAGGNPTVTALTDVIRGRGGHYRIFEPGTDFDAIKQTSDRGHRAILAAITTRDPAAAATAASAHIAQTERWLRALRPTPQPVP from the coding sequence ATGGCCGCGACGGACAAGGCACTGGCTGGGCTGCGACAGATGATCGCGTCCGGCGAGCTCGGCCCGGGGGCGAAGTTCCCGCCGGAGCCGGAGCTGTGCGAGCACCTCGGCGTGTCCCGCAGCTCGTTGCGCGAGGCGGTCCGATCGCTCGGCGCGCTCGGCGTGATCGAGTCCCGGCACGGTTCGGGTACGTACGTGTCGGCGCTCGACCCGGCCGCGATCATCAGCCGGTTCTCGCTCTCGGTCGAGCTGATCCCGCTGGAAGGACTGCTCGAACTGCTCGAGGTGCGCCGCGTCCTCGAATCGCATGCCACCGCGACCGCCGCCGCCCGGCAGGACCCGGAGCTGGCCGGGCGGCTGAGCGAGATCCTCGACCGGCTCGAGTCGACCACCGACGCGACCGAGATCCAGCACCTGGACGCCGAGTTCCACGGCGCGATCTGTACGGCCGGCGGCAACCCGACGGTGACCGCGCTGACCGACGTGATCCGCGGCCGCGGCGGCCACTACCGGATCTTCGAACCGGGCACCGACTTCGACGCGATCAAACAAACCAGCGACCGCGGCCACCGCGCGATCCTCGCCGCCATCACCACCCGCGACCCCGCGGCCGCCGCCACCGCCGCCTCCGCCCACATAGCCCAAACCGAACGCTGGCTCCGAGCCCTCCGCCCCACCCCCCAACCAGTCCCCTGA
- a CDS encoding glycosyltransferase — protein sequence MRVQLSVVIPAYNEERRLPRTLRAVTAYLTATSAEWEVLVVDDGSADATAQAVHAFHDDRVRLIRWPVNRGKGHAVRIGVLASRGDRVLMCDADNATSIEQVELLHKALDRGAWAAIGSRALPQSQLVVRQSALRETCGRFGNALIQLLAVPGIQDTQCGFKLYDGPRGRLVFQLARVDGWCSDAEVLHLFHRLGLEVAEIPVRWSDQEGSKLRPSGYLAGLIELGRIRRYHHSLPPLDQLVVPAFT from the coding sequence GTGAGAGTTCAGCTCAGCGTGGTGATTCCCGCGTACAACGAGGAGCGCCGGCTTCCGCGAACCCTGCGAGCGGTCACCGCGTACCTGACGGCGACGTCCGCGGAATGGGAGGTCCTGGTCGTCGACGACGGTTCGGCCGACGCCACGGCGCAGGCGGTGCACGCGTTCCACGACGACCGGGTCCGCCTGATCCGCTGGCCGGTGAACCGGGGAAAGGGCCACGCCGTACGGATCGGCGTCCTCGCCTCGCGCGGTGATCGCGTACTGATGTGCGACGCGGACAACGCCACGTCGATCGAGCAGGTGGAGTTGTTGCACAAGGCACTCGATCGTGGCGCCTGGGCGGCGATCGGATCGCGCGCACTACCGCAGTCGCAGCTGGTCGTACGCCAGAGCGCACTGCGTGAAACATGCGGCCGCTTCGGCAACGCGCTCATCCAGCTGCTGGCCGTACCAGGTATCCAGGACACGCAGTGTGGCTTCAAGTTGTACGACGGGCCGCGCGGCCGGCTCGTGTTTCAACTGGCCCGCGTGGACGGGTGGTGCTCCGATGCCGAGGTACTGCACCTGTTCCACCGGCTCGGCTTGGAGGTTGCCGAGATCCCGGTGCGATGGTCGGACCAGGAAGGGTCGAAGCTCCGCCCATCCGGCTACCTGGCCGGCCTGATCGAGCTCGGACGGATTCGCCGGTACCACCACAGCCTCCCGCCTCTTGACCAACTCGTCGTTCCGGCGTTCACGTGA
- a CDS encoding TetR/AcrR family transcriptional regulator yields the protein MGTRDDILDAAAEVLRTQGFARATTKSIAQVAGYSEAALYKHFTDKPAILLAVLHERMPQLPGSLKELIGNPGSGTVRGNLTRLARTAIDFYVEGFPILVSLFSSQELLIAHRNRLRELNAGPHKAQEGLIRYLREEQKLGRIRRTADVSAAAALLFGACFQRGFEVSFAGINPSAAEHDAYAAALTKTIYEALKPAAGRPDPRSTPARSERAG from the coding sequence ATGGGCACCAGGGACGACATCCTGGACGCGGCCGCGGAGGTGCTCCGGACCCAGGGCTTCGCCCGGGCGACCACCAAGTCGATCGCGCAGGTCGCCGGGTACTCCGAGGCCGCGCTCTACAAGCATTTCACCGACAAGCCGGCGATCCTGCTCGCCGTACTGCACGAGCGGATGCCACAGCTGCCCGGATCGCTCAAGGAGCTGATCGGCAACCCCGGCAGCGGGACCGTCCGCGGCAACCTGACCCGGCTGGCCCGGACCGCGATCGACTTCTACGTCGAAGGTTTCCCGATCCTGGTCTCACTGTTCTCGTCCCAGGAACTGCTGATCGCGCACCGCAACCGCCTGCGCGAGCTGAACGCAGGCCCGCACAAGGCGCAGGAAGGCCTGATCCGCTATTTGCGCGAGGAGCAGAAGCTCGGCCGGATTCGGCGTACCGCGGACGTGAGCGCGGCGGCCGCGCTGCTGTTCGGCGCCTGTTTCCAGCGTGGATTCGAAGTCAGCTTCGCCGGGATCAACCCATCCGCGGCCGAGCACGACGCGTACGCCGCCGCGCTGACCAAGACGATCTACGAGGCGCTCAAGCCCGCCGCCGGCCGTCCAGACCCACGGTCGACACCCGCGCGATCAGAGCGCGCGGGGTGA